A DNA window from Chiroxiphia lanceolata isolate bChiLan1 chromosome 6, bChiLan1.pri, whole genome shotgun sequence contains the following coding sequences:
- the SOCS4 gene encoding suppressor of cytokine signaling 4 yields the protein MAENKDSSAKNADVRPKSSRSRSADRKDGYVWSGKKLSWSKKSEHCPDAETASAGGRAGTNLRSQERKYSCSSIELDLDRSCGHRFLGRSLKQKLQDAVGQCFPIKNCSSRHASGLPSKRKIHISELMLDKCPFPPRSELAFRWHLIKRHTAPISPKVEDWIIADLSQHEEREDQRGDDEVANGGMGSPSPSCDFTDNGSSRGEATGKVTRSSRDESDMDSDDEVITLCTSSRKRNKPKWETDDELLRMETPPKYHTQIDYVHCLVPDLLQINNNPCYWGVMDKYAAEALLEGKPEGTFLLRDSAQEDYLFSVSFRRYSRSLHARIEQWNHNFSFDAHDPCVFHSPDITGLLEHYKDPSSCMFFEPLLSTPLNRTFPFSLQHICRTVICNCTTYDGIDALPIPPSVKLYLKEYHYKSKVRVLRIDVPEQQS from the coding sequence ATGGCAGAAAACAAGGACAGCAGTGCTAAAAACGCAGATGTGAGGCCCAAAAGCAGCCGGAGCAGGAGCGCCGACAGGAAGGACGGGTATGTCTGGAGTGGGAAGAAGCTTTCCTGGTCCAAAAAGAGCGAGCATTGTCCTGATGCCGAAACAGCAAGTGCTGGGGGAAGAGCGGGGACTAATTTAAGGAGCCAAGAGAGGAAATACAGCTGCTCGTCCATCGAGCTGGATCTCGACCGGTCCTGCGGCCACAGGTTTTTGGGCCGATCTCTCAAGCAGAAGCTCCAAGATGCTGTGGGCCAGTGCTTTCCCATAAAGAACTGCAGCAGCCGGCACGCCTCGGGACTGCCATCCAAAAGGAAAATCCATATCAGTGAGCTGATGCTGGATAAGTGTCCTTTCCCCCCGCGCTCGGAGCTGGCGTTCCGGTGGCACTTGATCAAAAGGCACACGGCCCCTATAAGTCCGAAGGTGGAAGACTGGATAATTGCTGATTTATCCCAGCACGAGGAAAGGGAGGATCAGCGGGGAGACGATGAGGTTGCCAACGGGGGGATGGGCTCTCCCTCCCCGTCCTGCGACTTCACCGACAACGGCTCCTCCCGGGGTGAGGCCACAGGTAAGGTGAcgaggagcagcagggatgagaGCGACATGGACTCTGATGACGAAGTTATAACTCTGTGCACAAGTTCTAGAAAAAGGAACAAGCCCAAGTGGGAGACGGATGATGAGCTGCTGCGGATGGAAACGCCCCCGAAATACCACACGCAGATTGATTATGTCCACTGCCTCGTCCCAGACCTCCTCCAGATCAATAACAATCCCTGCTACTGGGGAGTCATGGATAAATACGCAGCTGAGGCGCTGCTGGAAGGAAAGCCAGAGGGGACATTTTTGCTACGAGATTCTGCCCAGGAAGACTATTTGTTTTCCGTGAGCTTCAGGCGCTACAGTCGCTCCCTCCACGCGCGGATCGAGCAGTGGAACCACAACTTCAGCTTCGATGCCCACGACCCTTGTGTCTTCCACTCTCCTGACATCACGGGACTCCTAGAACACTACAAAGATCCAAGTTCCTGTATGTTCTTTGAACCGCTTTTGTCCACTCCCCTGAACAGgactttccctttctcccttcagCACATATGCAGAACGGTCATTTGCAACTGCACAACTTACGATGGGATCGATGcacttcccatccctccctcgGTGAAGCTGTATCTGAAGGAATATCACTATAAGTCAAAAGTTAGAGTGCTCAGGATTGATGTGCCAGAGCAGCAAagctag